AAATATTCCGACTCCAGAGGCGGCTGTTAAAGCGTGGATGGCATCACCAGCACATCGCGATAATATTTTACGAGAAAATTATACAAACACCGGTGTTGCCATTGCAGTGGATGGTAAAGGGAATTTCTATTGGGTACAATTGTTTTCTAGTCAATAACTTGATGACAGTGGAAAAATAGGAAAAAGGGGACACTTACTAGGAGAAGATGTCCTCTTTTATTTTTATTGTATATATTCCCTTTACTTTGTCATAAAACTCTAGGCATTGTGCAGCTTTAAGTTTTAGCTCCAACAAAGAGAAAACTTCAATAATTTGCAGTATTGATTTGTTTTTCGTTGTATCACCATCAATAAGAGCGATGATGGCAGAGAAAAATTTAATCATTGTTTGCATGTACATATTATCTACTACACTTACTTTTATATTTTCTAACTCCGTAAGATAAGTTTTAGCACCATCAATATCCTTGCACGTAATTTTTTTCTCTAAAATATTGAAAATCATTAAGGCAATTTCGTTACGGTACCGTGTAAGATTTTGATAGCGTTGCAATGTTTTTTTTGCACGCTCAAAAACAAGGTCGATTAATTCTATAGAATAGAAGCTTAAACTATTAGCGAATAAGGTAATTTCGTAATAACCCCAACTTTCGCAGTTCATTAAATATTCTTGAAGCAGCGTTATTTCGTTAAGATGTTCATCGGTCCCACGAACATCATCAATTAATAACAAAATTAAAGATCGATAATGCAAAAATTTAAGATTGTTCGTAAATGT
This DNA window, taken from Lysinibacillus sp. FSL M8-0337, encodes the following:
- a CDS encoding Rgg/GadR/MutR family transcriptional regulator, with the protein product MKIGELIRTLRLQKNLRSNVLYKNLLSRPAIVKFERGESDTTAEKFLKMLDHLNITLEEFSIIYNDGNKDLDYMRKYVEAFYNRDVNALYMVAEQVENEYTFTNNLKFLHYRSLILLLIDDVRGTDEHLNEITLLQEYLMNCESWGYYEITLFANSLSFYSIELIDLVFERAKKTLQRYQNLTRYRNEIALMIFNILEKKITCKDIDGAKTYLTELENIKVSVVDNMYMQTMIKFFSAIIALIDGDTTKNKSILQIIEVFSLLELKLKAAQCLEFYDKVKGIYTIKIKEDIFS